AAAACAAGTTTATACTTGTAGCATAGGAAACCGTTGGTTTCCTGTGCCATTGGAACATACAACTTTATAGTTCACGACGATACGAGTGTATAAGTAATTACAGGATTTACTATAAAATATTATTCAAGATAAAATAATAAAGTCTAACCATAACTTTATAAAAATATAAAACATCAAAAAAAAGCAAATTATTTTTGTAAAATTGCTAATTTTTCTTCATCTTGCTTAGGCGTGCTATTACTTTGCAGAGAAAATAAAAAAAAATTTAAGAATACACTGACATGACCGTCATAAAATGTCCGAAGAAATAGATTTCGACATAAAACCGTGCTGCTTAAAGATGGCAAGTTAGGTTAGACTCAGTTTTTTAACAACCAATTACATTTAATTATACGCACTAAAAAAAGATTTGTCAAGTTTAAACCTCATTTTTATTTGATTTAACGATAATTAAACACTTTAGATGCAATTTGTCAAGAAAAAATTGTAAGATAGGAACAGTGGAAAAGGAGGCTAAAGCATAGGAAAAGTAGGTCTTTAACCCGAAACACGCGCCGGGCGCATTCCATGTCAAGGTTCCCTACTCCTCAAAACGGAATACAGGCACGTGTTCTCGGTGTTTTTGTTTTCTATGGAGGAGAATAACATCTCCCTCACATTAATAATTATACATAAAAATGTATAATTAAGTCAAATTTATTTTATTTTTTTTGAAAATACTATAATTTTTAGTTCAAAAAACCCGTTAATTTCTGTTCACTTCAATCTATAGGACTTACGCAAATTGAGTGGAAAATAGGTTGGGTTTGCGACTGCACCATAGGTTTCCATTTAGTGATTTTCCGTGGTATTCTCGTGCTCTTAAGTCTGAACTGTGATTTCTGTGATTTTTTTGATTTTTGTGATAAGATTTCTGAAAAGAATCAGTCCCGTAGGTTGGGTAGAGCGGAACAGAAAAGGGGGTGTCGGTGTTCCAAATACGCGTGAAATCCGAGTTGTGGTCATATTCCCCGAAGAATGCAGCGAAACCCAACTTCATACCTGCATCAGGAACCCAGACGTTGGGTTTCACTCGTTTTCTGTTGGGTGTTGCGTATCTGGGGCAAGTTGTGTTTTTCTGTGATTTGGCGGGTTTTTGTGGTATCCGTTCAACCCAACCTACGGGACTAAGCAGATCACAGCAGGACAAATAACCCTCGATTGGCATCTCTTGCAAAGGCTTGGATATCCGAGTAATGATCTCTTAAGTTATTTTCGACAGTCTTTGTTGAACAATTCCCTAAACCGATCCAAATTACTTTTGGGGGAGGTCCATAAACAGTGCTTCTATGCCTAAAATCTGCATCTTTTGATACGATAAGATAATCGTTTTTACGGGCGTAATCCCATAACTCGGTATCCGCTGCCGCATCTAATCCAGCATCTTGGACATGAGTGGAATTAGGAAACAGATCCGCCAGCAGATTCACAAGATTCGGCGATAGGTTCTGATCGAATAGAAGTTTCATCCGTATAAACAATCGTCTGTGATTTTTTCCAGTTGGCGGCATAGGCAAAACAGGCGCGAATATCCGTTTCAGTTAAATACGGAAAATCATCAAGAATTTCCGCCACTGTCATACCGGATGCAAGATATTCAAAGATATCGTAAACGGTGATCCGCATGCCCCGAATGCACGGTTGCCCGCTGCGTTTGCCCGGTTCAACGGTAATAATGCCTGTGTAGTCGTTCATTGCTGTTCCTCGTTGGTAAGTTTCAGGTGCTTATTATTATAAAGTATATACGAAAAGTTTTGAAAAAGCAAGCGATTCAGATTCTAAGCGGCAGCATTCAGTTTTCTGTATCACCCACCCGATTCAAATCTCAAGGCGCACAAAGGCGAGATACGCGCCTGACGTAAGTACGCCAAGAAACAACACCAATAACAGTAGGTCCGTCGCTGCGGTGTTGAAATCACGGTTGAGACTAAGCGTGTCTTTAAATTTGGGAATCGCTTCTGGGCTGACGGGCTTCTGGGACATACCCTCCTGAATCCCAACAACATGAAGACTTTCTGGATCTGCCCTATCCGTATCAATAACAAATTCCCGGTACTCGCGGGCGTAACGCTGTACATTCTCAATAAATTGCTGATGCCGTTCAAACCCCGTTCCCGCAAAAGATTCAAAGAGGCGTTGTGTAATCGCTGTCGGTGAGATACGGGTGATCGCGCGTGCCCGTTTCCCTTGTGCAATCTGTTGTTTTAAATATGCCTCATTATAGCGTTCATGCTCTTCGGCTTCTGTCGTAACATACTCGCCGAGTACGTGCACCGGTGGCGGCGTTTGTGAGTCCCCATATTTATCTTGGTATGCCGCACGCGCCTCATCTGCAAGCCGAAGGTGCTGGGTCCAAAATTCCACATAAGCTATCGGGACTGACGTTTGACTCCCAATAGATGCCAGCGTATTCGGCATAAACACCACAAAAC
This genomic interval from Candidatus Poribacteria bacterium contains the following:
- a CDS encoding DUF5615 family PIN-like protein — translated: MKLLFDQNLSPNLVNLLADLFPNSTHVQDAGLDAAADTELWDYARKNDYLIVSKDADFRHRSTVYGPPPKVIWIGLGNCSTKTVENNLRDHYSDIQAFARDANRGLFVLL